In one Rhodococcus sp. B50 genomic region, the following are encoded:
- a CDS encoding YbaB/EbfC family nucleoid-associated protein — protein sequence MSEPLVEAIVDRAHVRLDALERTIERLDALRGIASSPDRRVTARVDGSGALEGLWLSGPIGGADARELATVILATVHEAARDAAAARVTAMEELRVSLAVGNDASDTAGDHPVQR from the coding sequence ATGAGCGAACCGTTGGTGGAGGCAATCGTCGACCGGGCGCACGTCCGGCTCGACGCGCTCGAACGCACGATCGAGCGGCTCGACGCGCTCCGGGGCATCGCAAGCAGTCCCGACAGGCGCGTGACCGCCCGCGTGGACGGGTCGGGAGCGCTCGAAGGACTGTGGCTGTCCGGACCGATCGGCGGTGCCGATGCCCGGGAACTGGCGACTGTGATCCTCGCGACCGTGCACGAGGCCGCCCGGGACGCCGCGGCCGCGCGCGTCACCGCGATGGAGGAGCTGCGCGTGTCACTCGCCGTGGGCAACGACGCTTCCGACACCGCCGGCGACCACCCGGTACAGCGGTGA
- the upp gene encoding uracil phosphoribosyltransferase: protein MDSLVVDHPLAASLLTILRDERSDNAAFRHALSRLTQMLVYEAVRDAPTATFEVRTPVAMTTGVRLQQPPLLVPVLRAGLGMVEQAHALIPQAQVGFVGLARDEKTFEPVPYLESLPEDLSGLPVFVLDPMLATGGSMVHTLDILAQRGATDITAICVVAAPQGVEALASSGHPVRLVTASVDEGLNENKYIVPGLGDAGDRQFGPR, encoded by the coding sequence ATGGATTCGCTCGTCGTCGACCACCCGCTCGCTGCTTCGCTCCTGACCATTCTTCGCGACGAACGCAGCGACAACGCTGCCTTCCGGCACGCGTTGAGCCGGCTCACCCAGATGCTTGTCTACGAGGCGGTGCGCGATGCGCCCACCGCAACGTTCGAGGTCAGGACGCCGGTTGCTATGACGACCGGAGTGCGGTTGCAGCAGCCGCCGCTGCTCGTCCCGGTCCTGCGCGCCGGTCTCGGCATGGTCGAGCAGGCCCACGCCCTCATCCCTCAGGCCCAGGTCGGTTTCGTCGGTCTCGCCCGCGACGAGAAGACCTTCGAGCCGGTGCCCTATCTGGAGTCGCTGCCGGAGGACCTGTCGGGTCTTCCGGTCTTCGTTCTCGATCCGATGCTCGCGACCGGCGGGTCGATGGTGCACACCCTCGACATCCTCGCGCAGCGCGGAGCCACCGATATCACCGCGATCTGTGTGGTGGCGGCGCCGCAGGGTGTGGAGGCTCTCGCTTCGTCCGGTCATCCGGTTCGGTTGGTCACGGCGTCGGTCGACGAAGGTCTCAACGAGAACAAGTACATCGTGCCGGGTCTCGGTGACGCGGGAGACCGGCAGTTCGGCCCGCGATAA
- a CDS encoding C40 family peptidase: protein MIAGDLLVAPLTDLLGAFGTAVPPGVDPGEMIRIGAHWAEEVHTVGRDAVAELAWAWCGPAASQAIASAEQVLTDVLSAADRGVALAGIALEATATALTGAAELAGLVDSFVTYAEQSAPATALPQGQLALLAVAIDHLVAGLDVLTRVTGTLAELTDRATALLPPDPSAPAAGPGDPRSADPSAADDSRELHAFRGGFSGGVEVRLPDGSISRAPNETAAAAVRHALAQQGTPYVWGGTTPGSGLDCSGLTQYAYAQAGLELPRLAQEQDVGTRVDSAAALPGDLVVWDGHVAMVVGNGMMVEAGDPVAVTPIRTTNGAMAFQGIYRPTSG, encoded by the coding sequence GTGATCGCGGGTGACTTGCTCGTCGCGCCGCTGACCGACCTGCTCGGGGCATTCGGCACCGCGGTGCCGCCCGGGGTCGACCCGGGCGAGATGATCCGTATCGGCGCGCATTGGGCCGAGGAGGTGCACACGGTCGGTCGCGACGCCGTCGCCGAGCTCGCCTGGGCCTGGTGCGGTCCGGCCGCCTCACAGGCGATCGCGAGTGCCGAGCAGGTGCTCACCGACGTGCTCTCGGCGGCCGATCGTGGCGTGGCGCTCGCCGGAATCGCGCTCGAGGCCACGGCCACGGCGCTCACCGGTGCAGCCGAACTGGCTGGTCTCGTCGACTCGTTCGTCACCTACGCCGAGCAGTCGGCACCCGCAACCGCTCTCCCGCAGGGACAACTCGCGCTTCTCGCCGTGGCGATCGATCATCTCGTCGCCGGGCTGGACGTGCTGACGCGGGTGACCGGCACGCTCGCGGAGCTGACCGATCGGGCGACCGCGCTCCTCCCGCCCGACCCCTCGGCCCCCGCCGCCGGACCCGGCGATCCCCGAAGCGCCGATCCTTCGGCCGCCGACGATTCGCGGGAGTTGCATGCCTTCCGCGGAGGATTCTCCGGCGGCGTCGAGGTCCGGCTTCCGGACGGCAGCATCAGCCGGGCGCCGAACGAGACTGCCGCGGCAGCCGTGCGCCACGCCCTCGCACAGCAGGGCACCCCGTACGTCTGGGGCGGCACGACGCCTGGTTCCGGACTCGACTGCAGCGGCCTGACGCAGTACGCCTACGCGCAGGCGGGTCTGGAGTTGCCCCGGTTGGCCCAGGAACAGGACGTCGGTACGCGGGTGGATTCTGCAGCTGCCCTGCCCGGAGACCTCGTCGTGTGGGACGGACACGTGGCGATGGTGGTGGGCAACGGCATGATGGTCGAGGCCGGCGACCCGGTGGCGGTGACGCCGATACGCACCACGAACGGCGCAATGGCGTTCCAGGGCATCTACCGGCCCACCTCCGGTTGA
- a CDS encoding MspA family porin, with translation MSAVAVLAAVTSHGTAAAAVDNSRILPLDGGNAIEVIQADTSTQSVPPLDSSPLSVEFFHDEVATVRITGPNAASFAGTAVEVGFQVGYPVALPGATVTVVTPSLSWGVDNNVGVGIQLDSEGGASLDLGFDSGGSLSGDIIPSQEIEIPLEPGGITSVPIVEDFQFDGSSTTIRIAGVHGSVSGAIGPVMIRPYLKAVTADRDTVVTYGVPQRV, from the coding sequence GTGAGCGCGGTGGCCGTCCTCGCCGCGGTGACGAGTCACGGTACGGCTGCGGCCGCCGTCGACAACTCGCGGATCCTTCCGTTGGACGGTGGGAACGCGATCGAAGTGATCCAGGCCGACACCTCGACACAATCGGTGCCGCCGCTCGACAGCTCACCGCTGAGTGTCGAATTCTTCCACGACGAGGTTGCGACTGTTCGGATCACCGGTCCGAACGCCGCGAGCTTCGCCGGGACGGCGGTGGAGGTCGGTTTCCAGGTCGGCTATCCGGTCGCTCTACCGGGGGCGACGGTCACCGTCGTCACCCCGAGCCTGTCGTGGGGGGTGGACAACAATGTGGGCGTCGGCATCCAGCTCGACAGTGAAGGTGGGGCCTCGCTCGACCTCGGTTTCGATTCGGGCGGTTCGCTCAGCGGCGACATCATCCCGTCCCAGGAAATCGAGATCCCGCTCGAGCCCGGCGGTATCACGTCTGTCCCGATCGTGGAGGACTTCCAGTTCGACGGCAGCTCGACGACCATCCGGATCGCCGGCGTGCACGGTTCGGTCTCGGGGGCCATCGGTCCGGTGATGATCCGGCCGTACCTGAAGGCCGTCACCGCAGACCGGGACACCGTCGTGACCTACGGTGTGCCGCAGCGGGTCTGA
- a CDS encoding primosomal protein: MAGDIVPIELGLTDGNLVTLWAPRWREGDDEWEAFLGHGDDLYAFPSVPELVAFVRSGADNDLVEHEAWPIVSKLAASEFEPDEPHTYDLVGVPELVADDPDPVSVSELQDTFDIVSILGDVCDIDVVTKFFEREEIDTLLQHGVSAFRTREGLDLWNRIGTAVAQDWDAVIDALDAVITTPAVDAAVVAEIESELVAVDENEVEADDTVEDVDADDEYEFIDGDEEDDGYEFWGRVGIDPIRIITTDGTWYSLRCYVNDDAVFLGHDGTIDVFPSERALARHLADNHDHDLATLEPYTEIQLAAVDGSLDVTVTDDNVYVLTGIADDISEGVAAVDPDQLELAVELFVDAANFADDESTDAALAGSTDLGWFVNHVIEPDSGRPEPKPPFDTEALAWRELEREFEARLRRH, from the coding sequence ATGGCTGGAGACATCGTCCCGATCGAGCTCGGTCTCACCGACGGCAACCTCGTGACGCTCTGGGCGCCGCGCTGGCGCGAAGGCGACGACGAGTGGGAGGCATTCCTCGGCCACGGCGATGATCTGTACGCCTTCCCGTCGGTCCCGGAGCTCGTCGCATTCGTGCGGTCGGGAGCCGACAACGACCTCGTCGAGCACGAGGCGTGGCCGATCGTCTCGAAGCTCGCGGCCTCGGAGTTCGAACCCGACGAGCCGCACACCTACGACCTCGTCGGCGTGCCCGAACTCGTGGCCGACGACCCCGATCCGGTCTCGGTGTCCGAACTGCAGGACACCTTCGACATCGTGAGCATCCTCGGCGACGTCTGCGATATCGACGTCGTGACCAAGTTCTTCGAACGCGAAGAGATCGACACCCTGCTGCAGCACGGCGTCTCGGCCTTCCGCACCCGTGAGGGTCTCGACTTGTGGAACCGCATCGGGACGGCGGTCGCTCAGGACTGGGACGCCGTGATCGACGCCCTCGACGCGGTGATCACCACACCCGCCGTCGACGCCGCGGTGGTCGCCGAGATCGAATCCGAGCTCGTCGCGGTCGACGAGAACGAGGTCGAGGCCGACGACACGGTCGAGGACGTCGACGCCGACGACGAATACGAGTTCATCGACGGAGACGAAGAGGACGACGGGTACGAGTTCTGGGGCAGGGTCGGCATCGACCCCATCCGGATCATCACGACCGACGGCACCTGGTACTCGCTGCGGTGCTACGTGAACGACGACGCCGTCTTCCTGGGTCACGACGGGACGATCGACGTCTTTCCGTCCGAGCGCGCGCTGGCCCGCCATCTCGCCGACAACCACGACCACGACCTCGCGACACTCGAGCCGTACACGGAGATCCAGCTCGCGGCCGTCGACGGTTCGCTCGACGTGACGGTCACCGACGACAACGTCTACGTGCTCACCGGAATCGCCGACGACATCTCCGAGGGTGTCGCGGCCGTCGACCCCGACCAGCTCGAACTCGCGGTCGAACTGTTCGTCGATGCAGCGAACTTCGCGGACGACGAGTCGACCGACGCCGCTCTCGCCGGGTCCACGGACCTCGGATGGTTCGTCAACCACGTGATCGAGCCCGACTCGGGGCGCCCGGAACCCAAGCCGCCGTTCGACACCGAGGCGCTCGCCTGGCGCGAACTCGAGCGCGAGTTCGAAGCGCGACTGCGCCGGCACTGA
- a CDS encoding type VII secretion target produces the protein MTEYCDQDAIRIDTTTVRRFGEEAANLAARLHEAADRTRHGAPSALCAVLGPIGAPVLAALTATHDAHTRDLGRLGALLGGMGDAATASAAAYERTTTETATRLDSTSETP, from the coding sequence GTGACCGAGTACTGCGACCAGGACGCGATACGGATCGACACGACCACTGTCAGGAGGTTCGGCGAGGAGGCTGCGAATCTGGCCGCGCGCCTCCATGAGGCTGCCGACAGGACGCGTCACGGCGCTCCCTCGGCGCTGTGCGCCGTACTGGGACCGATCGGCGCGCCGGTGCTCGCCGCGCTCACCGCCACCCACGACGCCCACACACGTGATCTCGGCCGGCTCGGCGCCCTGCTCGGCGGCATGGGGGACGCCGCGACGGCCTCCGCCGCCGCCTATGAACGGACCACGACCGAGACCGCCACCCGGCTGGACTCCACCTCGGAGACACCGTGA